From a region of the Candidatus Thermokryptus mobilis genome:
- the csm4 gene encoding type III-A CRISPR-associated RAMP protein Csm4: MKTFRVKFKVLSPVITPFQSDTIWGHIAWACYYIWGEKGCKDFIQAHKNGNPTLVSNAYPDGFLPVPHIPLVGKDGEIVEREIFKKLKKRNLMRIENFEKVKDGLSPDKLFEVLKEEVSDERFVIGKVVTETILRNKIDRLIFTTAEVGELFATDETFYDLNMPMWFAIKTEFFNKGEIETILRCVELNGFGADASVGRGRIKFIEITEQGLPEASDGNAFMSISNFIPAGDEFVEFEDAWYKLFTKFPKAGGHFALIDPFKKPLLFFEAGSVFKVSKVKDHYGCLIENVHSNKDIVQYAYAFPIKVKLEV; encoded by the coding sequence ATGAAGACATTCAGAGTGAAGTTTAAAGTGTTAAGTCCTGTTATAACGCCATTTCAATCTGATACGATATGGGGGCATATTGCTTGGGCGTGTTATTATATATGGGGTGAGAAGGGATGTAAGGATTTCATTCAAGCACATAAAAATGGAAACCCGACGCTTGTATCAAATGCATATCCAGATGGATTTTTGCCTGTTCCTCACATTCCGCTGGTTGGTAAAGATGGTGAGATAGTTGAAAGGGAAATTTTCAAGAAGCTAAAAAAGCGAAATTTGATGAGAATTGAAAATTTTGAAAAGGTAAAGGATGGTTTAAGCCCTGATAAGTTGTTTGAGGTTTTAAAGGAGGAGGTGTCGGATGAAAGGTTTGTTATAGGTAAGGTGGTGACAGAGACGATCTTGCGCAATAAAATAGATCGTTTGATATTTACGACTGCTGAAGTGGGTGAATTGTTCGCAACCGATGAGACATTTTATGATTTAAATATGCCGATGTGGTTTGCAATCAAGACGGAATTTTTTAACAAGGGGGAGATTGAAACAATCTTAAGATGCGTTGAGCTGAATGGTTTTGGAGCTGATGCTTCAGTTGGAAGGGGTCGGATAAAGTTTATTGAAATTACCGAGCAAGGACTTCCTGAGGCAAGTGATGGAAATGCTTTTATGTCTATTTCAAATTTTATCCCTGCCGGAGATGAATTTGTGGAGTTTGAAGATGCTTGGTATAAATTATTTACGAAGTTTCCAAAAGCGGGTGGTCATTTTGCTTTGATTGATCCATTTAAAAAACCGCTTCTTTTCTTTGAGGCGGGCTCTGTTTTTAAGGTCAGCAAGGTGAAGGATCACTATGGATGTTTGATTGAAAATGTGCATTCAAATAAAGACATTGTTCAGTATGCTTACGCATTTCCGATAAAAGTTAAGTTGGAGGTTTAA
- the csm3 gene encoding type III-A CRISPR-associated RAMP protein Csm3 codes for MKLLKYKVITGEIELLTGLHIGGSSDIIEIGGMDNPVLKHPITGEPYIPGSSLKGKMRSLLELVFGKVNNDGDVHKCKDLYCEICRVFGTSPEKEFEEIAKKRGPTRVIFRDAFISDDYKKEMREKGLTVYDIIEEKTENNLNRITAKANPRRLERVVPGVRFSFEIVYRVFDTGDDGKLDEKLFEIIQQGMKLLELDCLGGYGSRGSGKIKFIVRPDQIREYKPEELKLEVEV; via the coding sequence ATGAAACTTTTAAAGTATAAGGTTATAACAGGGGAAATTGAACTTCTCACAGGGCTTCACATTGGTGGTAGCAGTGATATAATTGAAATCGGTGGGATGGATAACCCAGTTTTAAAACATCCGATCACGGGAGAACCATATATTCCAGGTTCGTCTTTAAAAGGGAAAATGAGAAGTTTATTGGAGCTTGTATTTGGAAAAGTAAATAATGATGGCGATGTTCATAAATGTAAAGATTTATATTGTGAAATTTGTCGGGTGTTTGGAACTTCGCCGGAAAAGGAGTTTGAGGAAATTGCAAAAAAACGTGGACCGACGAGAGTTATCTTTAGAGATGCATTTATAAGCGATGATTATAAAAAGGAGATGAGAGAGAAGGGGTTGACGGTTTATGATATAATTGAGGAAAAGACGGAAAATAATTTGAACAGGATTACCGCAAAAGCAAATCCGCGCAGGCTTGAAAGGGTTGTACCTGGGGTTAGGTTTAGTTTTGAGATAGTTTATAGGGTTTTTGATACGGGTGATGATGGGAAGTTGGATGAGAAATTGTTTGAGATAATTCAACAGGGGATGAAATTACTTGAGCTTGATTGTCTTGGTGGATATGGAAGCAGAGGGAGTGGGAAGATAAAATTTATCGTTAGACCTGATCAAATTAGAGAATACAAACCAGAGGAATTAAAACTTGAAGTTGAGGTTTAA
- the csm2 gene encoding type III-A CRISPR-associated protein Csm2, protein MAEQKYFLRKAETGEWVIKEELVTKEAEKIADELVGNNPRKPDLKSSQLRKFYMEVKALEDRVKAEKFDKIKPLVKMLKVKVNYQKGRGLVPPKFVDFITKCIDNVNDENDFKAFVTHFEAVVGYYYGKAEKFD, encoded by the coding sequence ATGGCGGAGCAAAAGTATTTCCTTAGGAAGGCTGAAACTGGGGAATGGGTGATCAAAGAGGAATTGGTGACTAAGGAAGCTGAGAAGATAGCGGATGAGCTTGTTGGAAATAACCCAAGAAAGCCAGATTTAAAAAGTTCGCAGTTAAGGAAGTTTTATATGGAGGTCAAAGCGCTTGAGGATAGGGTCAAGGCAGAAAAATTTGATAAAATAAAGCCACTTGTAAAGATGCTAAAAGTTAAAGTGAATTATCAAAAAGGGAGAGGGTTAGTTCCCCCAAAATTTGTTGATTTCATAACCAAATGTATTGATAATGTAAATGATGAGAATGATTTTAAAGCTTTTGTAACACATTTTGAGGCGGTAGTTGGCTATTATTATGGGAAAGCTGAAAAGTTTGATTAA